From the Syntrophorhabdaceae bacterium genome, one window contains:
- a CDS encoding YfhO family protein, whose amino-acid sequence MFKTFKYLFLLTLIPFLYFSPMLTGEKIFVTGDLGFYFLPPKFLWVQLIKLYTIPFWNPHNYSGIPLIATLQSGVFYPPHILYLFLPFNLAWNWLIILHFVLVGIGMFKLASYIRISKKGSLISGMVFMLSGYLFSNHSQVSFLFAIAWLPLIIFNCLKFINNTEKKILVTISILLSFQFFAGAPEISIISIVLTGFFIFFEPLAIDNNNKHFVSKTKSFILVLCLFFLLSSIQLLPFYELKTYSIRASGLSFEEATTWSLKGWDFLQFFMPGPIDYYVDEKSYWLKQSYLKSLYIGSIPLFLSFLYFISFNKERIFFLILLSISILLALGNATFIYKILHNIPIFNSIRYPVKFILIFFFVIALTAGYGLDILKDSFNCQKNKKIKIAIYSYLIISLISLIIFLIMCIFPEISYNIIDSFRNYLPNLEDNNKNFVYIKRFSIFNIFFGFILFLFIHSKGKAIFLDILIFVLIADLFLINFGHYKKATWSSFGDKDRLNKYEFLLKQQETARYFITPSTFKTFFITDIHTRLSFPFHFDSMTGLYSVTGNEVLEIKNYKIFRSLLNNPQSPECAKKLLYLAGVKYIITSERFDDRSTKALNLKMLKTDRIIDKDIYFYEFLSFAGRFILFYSAHFMSDENEIIKSLYSVNNDPQKALLISSKENKIETYPEGNGHIKLISYTPNKIVLHTQTDNDAFLYLSDTWYPGWKAYVDKEEKEIYRANLTFRAIKLPKGNHEIIFKYKPMSFYIGAILTLLGILLSIGLVLKDKKLTRKKE is encoded by the coding sequence ATGTTTAAAACATTTAAATATTTATTTCTATTGACGCTAATCCCATTTTTGTATTTCTCGCCTATGTTGACAGGTGAAAAGATTTTTGTAACAGGAGATTTGGGATTTTATTTTCTTCCTCCTAAATTTTTATGGGTTCAATTAATAAAATTATATACAATACCTTTTTGGAACCCTCATAATTATTCTGGTATACCTCTTATAGCGACACTGCAATCTGGTGTATTTTATCCGCCTCATATTTTATATCTTTTTTTGCCGTTTAACTTGGCATGGAATTGGTTGATAATATTACACTTTGTTCTTGTAGGTATAGGCATGTTTAAGCTGGCAAGTTATATTAGAATATCAAAGAAAGGTTCTTTAATAAGCGGAATGGTATTTATGCTATCGGGTTATCTGTTTTCTAATCACAGTCAGGTATCTTTTCTTTTTGCAATTGCGTGGCTCCCACTAATAATATTTAATTGTCTTAAATTTATAAACAATACCGAAAAAAAAATTTTAGTAACCATTTCAATTTTATTATCATTTCAATTTTTTGCCGGTGCACCAGAAATCAGCATCATTTCCATTGTATTGACAGGATTTTTTATCTTTTTTGAGCCATTAGCAATAGACAACAATAATAAACACTTTGTATCCAAAACAAAATCATTTATTTTGGTTTTATGTCTTTTTTTTCTTTTATCTTCTATCCAATTACTACCTTTTTATGAATTAAAAACATATAGTATAAGGGCAAGTGGTTTAAGTTTTGAGGAGGCAACAACCTGGTCTCTCAAGGGATGGGATTTTTTACAATTCTTCATGCCAGGCCCTATTGATTACTATGTCGATGAAAAATCTTACTGGCTAAAGCAATCCTATCTGAAATCTCTTTATATTGGCTCAATACCTTTATTTTTATCTTTTTTATACTTTATTTCATTCAATAAAGAAAGGATCTTTTTTTTAATTCTTTTATCAATATCTATTTTATTGGCCCTTGGTAATGCCACATTCATTTACAAAATTCTTCATAATATCCCAATTTTCAATAGTATTAGATATCCTGTAAAATTTATTCTTATATTCTTTTTTGTTATTGCGCTAACAGCCGGATATGGTTTAGATATTCTAAAGGATTCTTTCAATTGCCAAAAAAATAAAAAAATAAAAATAGCTATTTATAGCTATCTGATAATCAGTTTAATTAGTCTCATAATCTTTCTTATTATGTGCATCTTTCCTGAAATATCTTATAATATTATAGATTCTTTCAGAAACTATCTGCCTAATTTAGAAGACAACAATAAAAATTTTGTCTATATTAAGAGGTTTTCAATCTTTAATATATTTTTTGGCTTTATTCTCTTTTTATTTATTCATTCAAAAGGGAAAGCTATTTTTTTAGACATATTAATATTTGTTTTAATTGCAGATTTATTTTTAATAAATTTTGGTCATTATAAAAAAGCCACTTGGTCATCTTTTGGAGACAAGGACAGACTTAACAAATATGAATTTTTATTAAAACAACAGGAAACAGCAAGATATTTTATTACACCATCAACTTTTAAAACTTTCTTCATAACAGATATACACACCAGACTCTCCTTTCCTTTCCATTTTGATTCTATGACAGGGTTATATTCTGTAACTGGGAATGAGGTTCTTGAAATAAAAAATTATAAAATATTCCGCAGCCTTTTAAACAATCCACAATCGCCTGAATGTGCAAAGAAACTTCTTTATTTAGCAGGGGTTAAATATATAATAACCTCTGAAAGGTTTGATGATAGAAGCACTAAAGCCCTGAATTTAAAAATGTTGAAGACTGATAGAATAATAGATAAAGATATATATTTTTACGAATTTTTATCTTTTGCAGGAAGGTTCATTTTATTCTATTCTGCCCATTTTATGTCCGATGAAAATGAAATAATAAAAAGCCTCTATTCTGTAAATAATGATCCTCAAAAAGCTCTTTTAATATCTTCAAAAGAAAATAAAATAGAAACATATCCTGAAGGTAATGGCCATATAAAATTAATATCTTACACACCAAATAAGATTGTTTTGCACACACAAACAGATAACGATGCCTTTTTATATTTAAGCGATACCTGGTATCCTGGCTGGAAGGCATATGTAGATAAGGAAGAAAAAGAAATTTACAGGGCAAACCTTACATTCAGGGCCATTAAACTGCCGAAAGGAAACCATGAAATAATATTTAAATATAAACCTATGTCATTCTATATCGGTGCTATTTTAACCCTTTTAGGCATCCTTTTATCCATAGGGCTGGTTTTAAAAGATAAAAAACTGACTCGAAAAAAAGAATAA
- a CDS encoding prepilin peptidase, which produces MSIIVFIFGAIVGSFLNVCIYRLPRNKSIIKPSSFCPNCEKPIKYFDNIPILSYIILKGRCRNCSSKISIKYPIVETITALLYLMVYRVTGLNMEFAVLLFFVSILIIISFIDLEFQIIPDLLSLGGLAAGLVLSFFRHNFGFLDALIGVLLGGGVLFIIAYGYQLLRKIEGMGGGDIKLIGMIGAFCGIKGAVFSLIAGSFLGTIVGVPVMLIKGKGAKYAIPFGPFLSLAAIIYIFYGKVLTIAVLNILRP; this is translated from the coding sequence ATGAGTATAATTGTGTTTATTTTTGGTGCTATTGTAGGAAGCTTTCTAAACGTGTGTATTTATAGGCTTCCTCGTAATAAATCTATTATCAAGCCAAGCTCATTCTGCCCCAATTGTGAAAAACCCATAAAATATTTTGACAATATACCCATCTTAAGCTACATAATCCTGAAAGGCAGATGCCGTAATTGTAGTTCAAAGATATCAATTAAATATCCTATAGTAGAAACTATAACGGCTTTACTATATCTAATGGTTTATAGGGTTACTGGCTTGAATATGGAATTTGCCGTATTGTTGTTCTTTGTTTCTATCCTTATAATTATATCCTTTATTGACCTGGAATTTCAGATTATACCCGACCTTTTAAGCCTCGGTGGTTTGGCAGCTGGCCTTGTTTTATCCTTTTTCAGACATAATTTCGGTTTTCTTGATGCCCTTATCGGGGTATTATTAGGTGGTGGTGTGCTTTTTATAATCGCCTATGGATACCAACTTTTAAGAAAGATAGAAGGTATGGGTGGAGGTGATATAAAACTTATAGGTATGATAGGTGCATTCTGTGGCATAAAGGGTGCTGTGTTTAGTCTCATAGCAGGTTCTTTCTTGGGGACTATTGTAGGTGTTCCTGTAATGCTCATAAAAGGCAAGGGTGCCAAATATGCCATACCTTTTGGACCATTTCTATCCCTTGCCGCAATTATATATATTTTTTATGGTAAGGTGTTAACAATAGCAGTTCTGAATATATTGAGACCATAG
- a CDS encoding pilin, which produces MLSFKKNKGFTLIELLIVIAIIGILAAIAIPAYSNYAKKSRLTSVINSMGAVKNAIIAYYTENTSTTFPACSDAAAIKTTFGVEPQTQYATYTTDANAVITATSTISGLTGTLTLTPDWSTGRWTWGGTVDNSYIPKN; this is translated from the coding sequence ATGTTAAGTTTTAAAAAAAATAAAGGTTTTACATTGATCGAGCTATTAATAGTCATAGCAATTATAGGTATACTTGCTGCTATAGCGATTCCTGCCTATTCTAATTATGCTAAGAAATCAAGACTTACAAGTGTTATAAACAGTATGGGTGCTGTCAAAAATGCCATTATAGCATACTATACAGAGAACACCAGCACTACATTCCCTGCCTGCTCTGATGCAGCTGCCATTAAAACCACGTTTGGTGTAGAACCACAGACCCAGTATGCCACATATACAACGGACGCAAACGCTGTAATTACAGCTACATCTACAATCAGTGGTCTTACAGGAACACTTACCCTTACCCCTGATTGGTCAACAGGTAGATGGACATGGGGTGGGACTGTGGATAATTCATATATACCAAAGAATTGA
- a CDS encoding pilin, whose product MFKVQRNSKGFTLIELLIVIAIIGILAAIAIPAYTGYTKKSKLSGVINSMGAVKNAIIAYYTENTSTTFPACSDAAAIKTTFGVEPQTQYATYTTDANAVITATSTISGLTGTLTLTPDWSTGRWTWGGTIDASYIPKG is encoded by the coding sequence ATGTTTAAGGTTCAAAGAAATAGTAAAGGTTTTACATTGATTGAGCTATTAATAGTCATAGCTATCATCGGTATCCTGGCTGCAATTGCTATTCCTGCATATACAGGATACACAAAGAAATCCAAACTCTCTGGTGTTATAAACAGTATGGGCGCTGTCAAAAATGCCATTATAGCATACTATACAGAGAACACCAGCACTACATTCCCTGCCTGCTCTGATGCAGCTGCCATTAAAACCACGTTTGGTGTAGAACCACAGACCCAGTATGCCACATATACAACGGACGCAAACGCTGTAATTACAGCTACATCTACAATCAGTGGTCTTACAGGAACACTTACCCTTACCCCTGATTGGTCAACAGGTAGATGGACATGGGGTGGGACTATCGATGCCTCTTACATACCAAAGGGCTAA
- a CDS encoding PilC/PilY family type IV pilus protein → MVKMKGYFIIVFIALIIIFNPSLTQAQAMGDYCQMPSSIGTPVDPNLLLLIDTSGSMGWCAYSSITSGTSCDNGTYNASIVYEGYFDPTKYYKPVNPSDGVTYCDPSTSSCLWVETTPSGVPCTRTCTSWVCKRSTFGYDYCDPMGTHGCSSTRYACCSSWALSGDCNVDSGNYLNYKYMRRIDIVRWALTGGKPESCNNSIRSCDPEVYPDVQLSCDSAGCTLKGADGVTLVKALWERITGTKGGLLFQLKDFSPKPIIGAMFFNSSGVQRTVYVGDFTASASYDGVNPYKNVITAINDESTGGATPTGPAMWDALNYLAQNDAKYGGPQPQSGVGAEWKNPMYRCFDKNNDGNCQGNEFELVPCAKNFVLLLSDGQWNRGGFPVSSYCKISDDQESESPDPVVPAYWMHKKGYTNQPTGISSYVESVYTIGLWLGGTGERSLKNVAMYGAFDRNNTWPGGTSGYPDGICGPVDDCCTISNCGRGSSCTNIPASQPDWDKNGDGVPDTFFKADSATELKERIATVVLDLLRRISTGSAVSILASSEGSGANLLQAVYFPKKTFGSTEIDWVGKMHNLWYFVDPYLQNSNIREDTTVDKILDLKNDYIVNFYFDSTSNETLVKRYQDTDGDGSQDSYVNTINIEEVKNLWEAGKVLFERNVSTSPRSIYTQLSGSLVNFSTSNAAALQSYLNVGSLTDTQDLINYVHGIDKSGYRNRTVTISSITGTWKLGDIINSTPRIQSFSPVNTYHQNPPNGYNDATYYEFVNQNSYKNRGVAYVGANDGMLHAFYLGNLKQNWSGKGQYERGKLEGSDLGKEIWAFIPKHALPYLKYFAAEDYCHLYYVDSSTFLVDASINGNDNDTKTVNSWRTILIGGMGFGGATRNYGSSCTDCIKTPVSDLGYSSYFAIDVTDPDNPVLLWEFSHSELGMSTSGPAIIRVGDYSKNGKWYVVFASGPTGPINTAYRQFLGKSDQQLRLFVLDLKTGNLERKIDTGITNAFGGSIINSTLDIDKGNTSSSGFYKDDVVYIGYTKCADSPCTSSSTWTKGGVIRLLTKESENVGNWVVNSVIDNIGPVTAAVAKLQDRNNGKLWLYFGTGRYFYKMGTNIDDPGSTSDSTTIRRVYGLKEPCYSSSNTLDTSCSSSVTESNLKNQTSSPSSTLDSIYSGWYINLDQPDSTNLQERVITDPLAIFSGVVFFTTFRPSADICAVGGNTYIWAVDYKTGGGATGLLGKGLLQVSTGEIKELQLSSAFSEKEGRRTSAITGMPPRGQGLSVVIGPRPMKKIIHIKER, encoded by the coding sequence ATGGTAAAGATGAAAGGTTACTTTATTATTGTATTTATTGCCTTAATTATCATATTTAACCCTTCATTGACACAGGCACAGGCAATGGGTGATTACTGTCAGATGCCTTCATCTATAGGCACACCTGTAGACCCCAATCTGCTCTTACTTATTGATACCAGTGGTAGTATGGGCTGGTGTGCATATTCATCTATTACAAGCGGGACATCGTGCGATAATGGAACATATAATGCCTCCATAGTTTATGAAGGATATTTTGACCCTACAAAATACTATAAACCTGTTAATCCATCTGATGGAGTGACATATTGTGACCCTTCTACATCATCATGCCTTTGGGTGGAGACAACACCTTCTGGTGTCCCATGCACAAGAACATGCACAAGTTGGGTGTGTAAAAGAAGCACCTTTGGTTACGATTATTGTGATCCCATGGGCACACACGGATGTAGTTCAACAAGATATGCTTGTTGTTCATCATGGGCGCTTTCTGGAGATTGTAACGTAGATTCAGGAAATTATCTAAATTATAAATATATGAGGAGGATTGATATAGTAAGATGGGCATTAACAGGTGGTAAGCCGGAAAGCTGTAACAATTCCATCAGAAGCTGTGATCCTGAGGTATACCCTGATGTCCAGTTGAGTTGTGATAGCGCGGGATGCACACTCAAGGGAGCAGACGGTGTTACATTGGTTAAGGCACTATGGGAGAGAATAACTGGAACTAAGGGTGGTCTTTTATTTCAGCTTAAAGATTTTTCACCAAAGCCTATTATAGGAGCCATGTTTTTTAATAGTTCAGGGGTTCAAAGAACTGTTTACGTAGGTGATTTTACTGCTTCTGCAAGCTATGACGGGGTTAATCCTTATAAGAATGTAATAACTGCCATAAATGATGAATCAACAGGTGGCGCAACACCAACAGGACCTGCCATGTGGGATGCCTTAAATTATTTGGCCCAGAATGATGCAAAATACGGTGGCCCTCAACCACAATCAGGCGTAGGAGCCGAATGGAAGAACCCTATGTATAGATGTTTTGATAAAAACAATGACGGAAACTGCCAGGGAAATGAGTTTGAGCTTGTCCCTTGCGCCAAAAATTTTGTCCTCCTTTTATCAGATGGCCAGTGGAACAGGGGAGGCTTCCCTGTTAGTTCTTATTGTAAAATAAGCGACGATCAAGAATCAGAATCACCTGACCCTGTGGTTCCTGCCTACTGGATGCATAAAAAAGGATATACCAATCAACCAACAGGCATAAGTAGTTATGTAGAATCAGTCTATACTATAGGTCTATGGCTGGGTGGCACAGGTGAGAGGTCATTGAAAAATGTGGCTATGTATGGCGCCTTTGACAGGAACAACACCTGGCCAGGTGGAACAAGTGGATATCCTGACGGCATATGTGGACCTGTTGATGATTGTTGCACTATTTCCAATTGCGGTAGAGGTAGTTCATGCACTAATATTCCTGCATCTCAGCCAGATTGGGATAAAAACGGAGATGGTGTGCCAGATACCTTTTTCAAGGCAGATAGCGCCACAGAGTTAAAGGAAAGGATTGCCACCGTTGTATTGGATCTCCTCAGAAGGATTTCAACAGGTAGTGCAGTATCTATACTTGCCTCCAGTGAAGGAAGCGGTGCAAATCTGCTTCAGGCTGTCTATTTCCCAAAAAAGACCTTTGGTTCCACGGAGATAGATTGGGTGGGGAAGATGCATAATCTCTGGTATTTTGTGGATCCCTATCTACAAAACAGCAACATCAGAGAGGATACAACGGTGGATAAGATTTTGGACCTTAAAAATGATTATATTGTTAATTTTTATTTTGATTCCACATCTAATGAAACGCTTGTAAAAAGATACCAAGATACAGATGGAGATGGTAGCCAGGATTCATATGTAAACACCATTAATATTGAGGAGGTAAAAAATCTGTGGGAGGCAGGAAAGGTTCTGTTTGAAAGAAATGTATCTACGTCCCCAAGGTCTATATATACTCAGCTAAGCGGTTCATTGGTAAATTTTTCCACAAGCAATGCTGCAGCATTACAGTCATATCTCAATGTGGGAAGCCTAACCGATACCCAAGACCTTATAAATTATGTCCATGGTATAGATAAAAGTGGATACAGAAATAGGACGGTAACTATAAGCAGCATAACAGGAACATGGAAATTAGGGGATATTATAAATTCTACACCGAGGATACAATCGTTCTCGCCAGTTAATACTTACCATCAGAATCCGCCCAACGGTTATAATGATGCCACTTATTATGAGTTTGTAAATCAAAATAGTTATAAAAATAGGGGTGTTGCCTATGTGGGGGCAAACGATGGGATGCTCCATGCCTTTTATTTGGGGAATCTCAAACAGAACTGGTCAGGCAAGGGTCAATATGAAAGGGGTAAATTAGAGGGTTCTGATTTGGGAAAAGAAATATGGGCATTCATACCAAAACATGCATTGCCTTATCTTAAATACTTTGCAGCGGAAGATTACTGTCATTTATATTATGTAGATTCATCCACATTTCTTGTTGATGCCAGTATAAACGGCAACGATAATGATACAAAGACCGTAAATAGTTGGAGGACTATACTTATAGGTGGTATGGGTTTTGGGGGAGCCACAAGAAATTATGGGTCATCTTGCACTGACTGCATTAAAACCCCTGTCTCAGATTTAGGTTATTCCTCTTATTTTGCCATAGATGTCACAGACCCAGATAATCCTGTGCTTCTATGGGAGTTTTCACATTCTGAACTCGGTATGTCTACCTCTGGACCAGCTATAATAAGGGTAGGTGATTATTCAAAAAACGGAAAGTGGTATGTAGTATTTGCATCAGGCCCTACAGGCCCAATAAATACTGCTTATCGTCAGTTTTTAGGTAAATCAGACCAGCAGTTGAGGTTGTTTGTCCTTGATTTAAAAACAGGGAATTTAGAAAGGAAGATAGACACGGGGATAACAAATGCCTTTGGGGGTTCAATCATTAATTCTACCCTTGATATAGATAAAGGAAATACAAGCTCCTCTGGTTTTTATAAGGATGATGTGGTCTATATTGGATATACAAAATGTGCAGATTCACCATGCACCTCCAGTTCCACATGGACTAAAGGAGGTGTAATAAGGCTTTTAACTAAAGAAAGCGAAAATGTAGGTAATTGGGTGGTAAATTCGGTGATAGATAACATCGGTCCTGTTACAGCAGCGGTAGCTAAATTACAGGATAGAAATAACGGTAAATTATGGCTTTATTTTGGCACAGGGAGGTATTTTTATAAGATGGGGACAAATATAGATGACCCTGGAAGCACATCTGACTCAACTACAATACGACGGGTATATGGATTGAAAGAACCGTGTTACTCATCTTCAAATACATTAGATACCTCATGCTCTTCTTCAGTTACAGAATCAAATCTTAAAAATCAGACATCAAGCCCTTCATCCACATTGGATTCTATATACTCAGGCTGGTATATAAATCTTGATCAACCTGATTCTACCAACCTCCAGGAAAGGGTCATAACAGACCCCCTTGCAATTTTCAGTGGCGTTGTATTTTTTACCACCTTTAGACCATCTGCCGATATTTGTGCGGTAGGTGGAAATACATATATATGGGCAGTGGATTATAAAACAGGTGGCGGTGCAACAGGCTTGTTAGGGAAGGGTCTCCTTCAGGTATCCACAGGAGAGATAAAGGAATTACAGCTAAGCTCCGCTTTTTCTGAAAAAGAAGGGAGAAGAACATCGGCAATAACAGGTATGCCACCAAGGGGGCAGGGATTATCTGTGGTCATAGGGCCAAGACCAATGAAAAAGATAATCCATATAAAGGAAAGATGA
- a CDS encoding prepilin-type N-terminal cleavage/methylation domain-containing protein produces MKRNNKGFTLTEVLVAITILTIGMLGALEGLLLYTQYNLNNLCRDESIKIAEQKMNELRNISYTSLTSGSATVTRKIKNFERTFNVEWSVAAMSGNSSSVEVSVSWKITNKVWNHSVRSIINRG; encoded by the coding sequence GTGAAACGCAATAACAAAGGTTTTACATTAACTGAGGTTCTGGTAGCCATAACTATTCTTACCATAGGGATGCTCGGTGCCCTTGAGGGCCTGCTTTTGTATACCCAATATAATTTAAATAATCTATGCAGGGATGAATCAATAAAGATTGCTGAGCAGAAGATGAACGAATTAAGGAATATATCATACACATCCCTTACTTCTGGAAGTGCCACGGTTACCAGGAAAATAAAAAATTTTGAAAGGACTTTTAACGTAGAATGGAGTGTTGCTGCCATGTCAGGAAATAGCTCCTCTGTGGAGGTATCGGTTAGCTGGAAAATTACTAATAAGGTGTGGAACCATTCTGTGCGTTCAATAATAAATAGAGGTTAA
- a CDS encoding GspH/FimT family pseudopilin gives MKRDKGFSLIELMVVVIIVGILAGISVFGYRNFVMKNEINNQTRAIYSDLIKLRLMAMRSNRMTFMELTSNDYIGYVDTNENEVLDTGTDAVVLRAQKNPDVLFTSHGQFVHPITASGGGFISFNARGYSNTTTTVCIYSKVNPTYDCIKVSRTKINMGKIKNQSSGCNDANCETQ, from the coding sequence ATGAAAAGGGATAAAGGATTCTCTCTTATTGAGCTTATGGTAGTTGTCATCATAGTAGGTATCCTTGCCGGCATATCTGTCTTTGGATATAGAAATTTTGTAATGAAAAACGAGATAAATAATCAGACAAGAGCCATATATTCTGACCTTATAAAATTAAGATTGATGGCAATGAGGTCTAATAGGATGACTTTTATGGAATTGACCTCCAATGATTATATAGGCTATGTGGATACCAATGAAAACGAGGTCTTAGATACAGGAACAGATGCTGTTGTCCTCCGGGCACAGAAGAATCCTGATGTACTTTTTACCTCCCATGGTCAGTTTGTTCATCCTATAACAGCCAGCGGAGGAGGTTTTATAAGTTTCAATGCAAGAGGCTACTCCAATACCACTACAACGGTCTGCATATATTCTAAAGTTAATCCTACATATGATTGTATTAAGGTCTCTCGAACAAAGATTAATATGGGCAAGATAAAAAACCAATCTTCCGGGTGTAATGATGCAAACTGTGAAACGCAATAA
- a CDS encoding prepilin-type N-terminal cleavage/methylation domain-containing protein produces the protein MKMKKICNKKGFTLIELLVALTILAIIVAISSDTFKNVLKQAGQEMGIISTQMDSFIGFGILVYDIEHAGYGLPESYKTSINYNEASTSPSSTYNDAPTGVPRPFVLGNNAGLNNSDYLVIKSLVAATNNACTKWTYITFENKPVPKQWSSSSQNLNNGNRVIVIKPPKDIYSSNELIVDADGNFYTNFNATSFSSNFSPQNSGERYMIYGVDTSTDLRMPFNRTDYYIKIPTTSSVPKRCASNTGILYKAVVNQSDGNLVEMPILDCVADMQVIFALDNNEDGIAETYSNSLSGLSATTIRKRVKEVRVYILTHDGGKDNYYTYPTSTITVGEFGQGRDFNLPSIIGTGWQNYRWKQHILVIKPKTL, from the coding sequence ATGAAGATGAAAAAAATCTGCAACAAGAAAGGTTTTACCTTAATAGAACTCCTTGTTGCATTAACCATCCTCGCAATCATAGTGGCTATAAGTTCCGATACTTTTAAAAATGTCCTTAAGCAGGCGGGCCAGGAGATGGGTATCATATCCACACAGATGGACAGCTTTATAGGTTTTGGAATACTTGTCTATGATATTGAGCATGCAGGTTACGGTCTTCCTGAAAGCTATAAAACATCCATAAATTACAATGAGGCATCTACATCACCTTCAAGCACATATAATGATGCACCCACCGGTGTTCCAAGACCTTTTGTATTAGGTAACAATGCAGGACTTAACAATTCTGATTATCTTGTCATCAAATCATTAGTTGCTGCCACAAATAATGCATGCACAAAATGGACTTATATAACCTTTGAGAATAAACCTGTGCCAAAACAGTGGAGTTCATCGAGTCAGAATCTAAATAACGGCAACAGGGTAATTGTCATTAAACCACCAAAAGATATTTATAGCAGTAATGAATTGATAGTAGATGCAGATGGAAATTTCTACACAAACTTTAATGCCACCTCTTTTTCTTCTAATTTTTCACCACAGAATTCAGGAGAAAGATATATGATCTACGGTGTAGACACCAGCACAGACCTTAGAATGCCTTTTAATAGAACAGATTATTATATAAAGATACCTACTACATCGTCTGTTCCTAAAAGATGTGCCTCAAATACTGGTATATTGTATAAGGCAGTAGTCAATCAATCAGATGGCAACTTAGTTGAAATGCCCATCCTTGACTGCGTAGCAGACATGCAGGTTATATTCGCCCTTGATAATAATGAAGACGGTATTGCCGAAACTTATTCTAATAGTTTATCAGGTCTTTCAGCCACAACTATCAGGAAAAGGGTTAAAGAGGTAAGAGTTTATATTCTAACCCACGATGGTGGAAAGGATAACTATTATACATATCCAACAAGCACGATAACTGTGGGAGAATTCGGGCAGGGGAGGGATTTTAATCTACCCTCAATAATTGGAACAGGCTGGCAGAATTATAGATGGAAACAACATATCCTTGTTATAAAGCCAAAGACTCTATGA